The DNA segment TTGAGGATTAATAATATTCCGCTCTAATAACAGCCAAAGATAGTCATATTCTGAAGAATTAAGTTTACCTAAACTAGTCAGATATTGTTCGTTTAGGCCTATTTCTACGCGATAGTAACGCAAATAGCCATCAATCCGCGAAAAATTACTATCTCCTTCTTGGCAATAAATTATTTGCCCATTCAGAAAAAATATCAGCCAATATTTTTGCTGGTAGTTCCTAAAATAATCTGCTCCCTCTGCATCTTCTTTAGCATTTTGATTACCTTTGTACAAGCTAGGTGCTTCAATCAAAAGTTGCCCAGTTCGCTGTCCCAGTTCAATCAATTGCAGGATACTGCGAATATCGATTTCATGTAAACTTCCCTGCATTTAGTTTAGTCCAGAGTCATTAGTCAGTTGTCAGTTGTCAGTTGTCAGTTGTCATTCACCATTAGTATTCCGCTTTTCTCTCCTGCTCCCTTCCTCCTACTCTCCATTCCCCAGATATTTCTTTCACAACCAGTCTTAATCAGGTAATACATTTACTTATAAACTGTAAATTTTCTTAATAGAATTGAGATAAAGTTAGTGATAACACGGAAGTCATCATAACTGCCATCAGTACAAAATATTAAAGACAACAATCAATTCGCTGTTCTCAATATCGAAACGCTATATTTCGCTCCTATAAATAGTTTTGTTCGTCTGATTCTCCTCAATTTAGGTGAAATTAAGACAATTTAGCAGAATTATATAAGGTATATCTCAAAACATTGGCATCAAGTACACAAGAGGAAGAACGGTGTGCTGTATTTAGCAGAAGTACAAAAGCAGAAAGGTGGCTTACTAAGTGGTAGTTCCAAAACCGAATTAAAACTGCTAGCTTGTCAGCGAACCGACCAGAATTGGAGTACTGTGTCGGAAGAGGTAATTGCAGCAGAGGAAGCCAGCAAGTTAAATGATGGCGCACTGGTTTTGGTAGAACTCACACCAAACCGCCAAGTGCAAAGGATTCAGGAGGCTGGTAGGCCGCTCGTTAATATTTTGCAGAATTTTTCCCGACAGTTGGAAAAATATAAGCTGAAGGAAGACGAAATCGACCAGTGGAAGGAGTCGCTGACATTTCAGGCGCAGGAGTTAAATCGCCGAGAAATGGATATGGAAGCGCGACTGGAACAGTTACACGAAATGGAAGAAGAGTTCCAACGTCTGGAAGCGCATAAACAGGAAGTAGACACATCCCGTGAAAAAATTGAGCAGTTACAATCTGAAGTTGAACGCAATCGCCAAGAATTAGAAGGTGCTTGGGAGCATTTACGGGGTGAGCAGCGCCGTTTAGAGGAACGCTTGCAAGAGGGGAATGTTTTGGATGCGACTCAAAGTCAGGCGATGAGTGAATTACTCGATCGCTTATCTAGTCGCATTGCTCCCACAGAAACCGTTAGGGAACACCTGCGTGTGGCTGTGGAATTAATCGAAAAACAGCAAGCTACTCTGAATCCTCACTGGCAAAATCTTGAAGAACAAAAAACGTTAGTTAATCAAAAGCAAGAAGAAGCTGATAAATTGGCGCAAACATATAGCGATCGCCAAAACTCATTCAAACAAGCACAGGATTCTTTACAACAGCAAACTGCTCAATTAAAAGTTAATACGACCTCACTTGCAGTCAAAGAAGAATATATTCGCTTTGTGAGAGAGCAGTTGCAATCTCAAGATACTTTATATCAACAGATTAATTTTTTGGCTGCTACTTCTGGTAATGCGGTTCCCAGCCAGAAATTAGATGTGCAGGCTCTGGAGAATATGCCTTTAGATGAACTACAAAAGATAGTTCAGGATTTAATAGATAAATTGGGAATAGATTCTAGTTTTGTTCACGACCAAGAACAAGAACTGACATATAAACAACAAACCATAGAAGAACTGCAACAAAAAATTAACCAAGCATCTGGTCAAGATTTAGTTAATTTGCAACTGGAATTGTCAGATGAACGAGACTTGTATCAGATGCTTAATCAAACTTTGGTTGGACAAAGACGCAATTTGTTAGCCAGGCAAAAGTTGATTCAGCAACACCAAAACGTACTACTCCGGCGACAAGGACAACCTGTTACCACCACAGAAGAAGATAACAGCGTCGATTTTTCCCCAATTCTGCAACAAATCGACACCCAAAGGCAAAAACAATCCCAAGAATTACAGCACCTGGAACGAGAAATTGAACAAATGCGTTCTGCTATTGAGCTAGACCAAGGGATGATTGACAATCAAGCTCATGACCTCCAAGAAAAGGAGCAGGAACTGAAAAATATAGAGTCAGATTTACTGTCATTAAAAACAGCAACTGCTGAATGCTGGGGTCGAATAAATCTCTATCAAGAAGCTCTACAACCCATTCAGGATTGTGTAGATGAGTTAAGGCAAAAGCTGCAAGGAATTGGAGAATCTTTGGCTCAAATCCAAGAAACAGGTGATTATCAACTCCAAACTATTGCCGAGATTCGTCAGACTATCAATAGTTTTATATCTCAGCCTGAGTTGTTGGCATCTTAACAATTCAAAATTCAAAATTCAAAATATTTAGGACTTACGCAGTGATAGGAAGAATCAAGGGTTTGGGCGAGGGTATAGGTGTTCAAAACCCTTATACCCCTATACCCTCATACCCTTACACCCCTTCTGAACAAATAACCTCTGTGAGTAAGTCCTGATATTTTGAGTCGGGGATTTAAACCCTTGGATTTAGGATAAAAAGCAGCAATGAGGTGAGAAGCAGAATTAATTGCTGCGCCTTTCCCCGTTCCTTAATATTATCCAATTGCCTTGGACTTGAGCGATCGCACCACCAGGGAAAGGATCTGTTTGCGAACGGTTGGGTGCTGTGATTAAGGCTGTTAATTTCTCGATATGCTCAAAATTAGGCGCATCAGCAAGTATTTCTTGTAATATCTGCCGCATCACTCGGCGTTGCAGCGCTAAGGGTGCTTTCTGCAATACCTGACGGTTAAGCCGTAATAGAAGGGATGAAGGAGATGAGGAAGATAAAAATTCTTCCCCTACTTCCCATTCCATCGCCTCTTCCTTCAACTGCTGGGCGGTGCGTTCTAGATACTCAACATCTGCTTGTAGGAGTTCGGCGGTTTGGGCTATGGCTAATTCGGCTTGGGGATTAAAATTGGCTTGTAAGTAGGGAATTAATTCTTGACGGATGCGATTACGAGCATATTTTAAGTCTTGATTGGTGGAATCTTCCCAGATTGGTAGCTGAAACTCTTGACAAAATTGTTCTGTTTGTTTGCGAGTAATTTCCAATAATGGACGTACTAACAAAATATTTTCAGTGAGTGGACGCTGCCAAGTCAAAGCTTGTAAGCCATCTGCACCAGTACCACGCATTAAATTGTAAAGTAAAGTTTCAGCGCGATCGCTGGCTGTGTGACCTGTGACTATATATTGGTAATTGTGTGCTTGAGCGATCGCACTTAAAGCCTGATATCGCCACTCACGCGCCGTAGCTTCACTATTTACAGGTTTAGTTGCTGTTTCTAAGTAAAAAGACACACCCCAATTTTCAGCTAAATTTTTGACATGATCAGCATTAGCTTGGGAGTCAGCACGCCAGCGATGATCACAATGGGCAATACCTAATTCCCATCCCCATTTCGGTTGTAAATCTAACAATAATTTAATTAAACACAGAGAATCTTGTCCACCAGAGACTGCGACTAGTAGCCTTTTATTGCCCTCAAATAAATGGCGCGATCGGATAGTACGATGTATTTCTGCATGAAGCTGAGTCCATACCATAGAGTCATGAGTACTGATTAGGGTGTAGGTGTATAGGGGAAATATGACCCATCTGTTTAAGCGGAAATTTAGTGTAAAACTACAGCAATTCTCATTATGAGAATCTTGGAAGCATATTAATTTATGTTATAAAACTGAAACATTTAATGCTTCTAGGAAATGATGTCGAAATTTATACAAAATGCAGCAGAGATTGCAAAAAAGGCGATGGATAGTGTTGATCCATCACTTAGTGAGAAATTTACAATTGTTATACGATTCCTTACCGATAACCCTGATGCGGCCTCGGCGCTAAAAGGTAAAGAGCGGTCAATCGTAGGGACGGAAGAATATATTATCGCCAGTGCAACAAATTTCAAAAAAGGTCGTGACCCAAGAACACCTTTGCCACCTAGTACAATCCCGGATGAAATGGTAAGCGTCATCCTGAACAAGTATTTTGAAGTTCCCTCTGAGGAACTGGAAAAAGCCGAAGAATGGCACCGCCTATCGATGGGGGCTGAGAATATTGTGGGGGATTTGTTAGAAAGGTATATTGCAGAAGTCATCGAGCCGCATGGATGGATCTGGTGTTCAGGTTCTATGGTGAGAGCAGTTGATTTTATATATTGTGATAGCGAAAATGTCTGGCAATCACTGCAAGTAAAAAACAGGGATAATACTGAAAATTCTTCTTCGGCCGCTATACGTCATGGCACCCCAATTAAAAAATGGTTCCGAACTTTTTCTAAAAAAAGGGGAGATAATTGGGATAAATTCCCTTCATTGGAAGGGAAAGAGAATCTTTCAGAAAAAGGCTTCAAATTGTATGTGGAAAAATACCTTTCTGCCTTAAGAGCTATCAAAGCCTAACTCTTATAAAGCACATACCGTAAAAGGTGAACCCTGGACTGGTTTTTCCTCTTCTAGGGATTTTGTAATTTTAGCCTCCCATGACACATCATCGTTACCTTTGTAGCGGGAAAATGGGAAGTTCAAAGGCGGGTGTTCTATCTTGCCACTCATGTGTGCAAGAATTGCTTTGCCAATTGCTTCTCCAAAACCAACAGGCACAGCATTCCCTATCTGCCGATATTGATCCATGAGGGAACCACATACGACCCAACTATCTGGAAACTGCTGGATGCGTTTATATTCCTGAATACTTAATGGGCGAAGATATTCCGGGTGACAGATATCAGTCGCTGGCATGGCAGGGGATGTCACTAGGGTGCAGCTTGGCCTATCCCAAGACAAACGCCTAAGGAAACCAGTTTTTCCTCCCCCTGAATAATAGGATTTCCCTAATGCTTCCTTTTGCAATTCATCAGGGAGATGTTTCCAATACTGCCCTTCTTTTAACATTCTGTAATACTTTAACCTTCCTTCGGGGAACTCAATATACTCCGCGTCACTTTGATCCAGGTTTGTAATAGACTCACGTAGGGTTCTCCATTTATCAAGGCCAAAATCACCCATTTCTGAATGTGTGGGGCATAGATAAGGAACCTTGTCCTTTCCACGATGGCAGATCATGACTACTCTTTCCCTAATTTGGGGAACGCCATAATTTGCCGTGTTATATAAGTTGAAACTGATACTGTATCCGCCTTTACGAAGTTCATCCACAATATATTTCAAGGCACCACCTGGCATTTCTTCCCTCGATAAAGGGGCATTATCTTTACCCCTTTCTAAGTGCGGGCGGTGTAGCAACGGAGCGGAAAGGAGTCCTCTTACATTCTCGATGACAGCATATTTTGGGCGTATTTGTAAAATAAGTTCAATGTATTTCAGGAATATATTGCCCCTCTCGTCTTTGAAACCACGCCTTGCCCCTGCTGTAGAAAAAGCTTGGCAGGGAGGTCCACCTAACATAATGTCTACATCTTCTTTGGCTAGATTGGCATGGTCTAAGATGTCCTGAGCGCTGTAAGCCGCTATATCCCCCAAAAGTGCAATATCTGGCTTGTTTGCAACTATTGTCTGTCGACAATACTTATCCACCTCACACGCAAGGAGGATTTCGATACCTGCTTTCTCGAAACCAAGATCAAGCCCCATAGCTCCTGAGAAAAAAGAGATGGCTTTGACTGCTTGGTGATGATTTTCCTGGGTTGTCCTGTCTACAGGATAATTCTCTTTGGTTCGGTTGAGGTAATTTTCAACTGCCTCTGGCTCCAAAACCCATACTTTCCCTACTTGCTGTCCCTTGATATCACCACTACGCAATAGAGTACGAACTCTTTGCTCAGAAATACCTATTTTTAAAGCTGCTTCTTTTGTGGACAAATAGGGAATAGATGTCATTTCGCTAACGAAACTTTTTTCATACCACCATTAGCATTTATCAAGCGGCTATGTCAACGAGCCACCGTTAAAAATGACCAGGGAATAAAAGAGTAAAAACTTACACCTGTGAGCCACCCACCCATCATAAAATATCAAAGTGTGCTAATTTTTCGCTAATTTCTTCTAATGGTGATTCGGGTTCATCAGGAGAAAATTCTAAAGCCAGTCTCACTTTGCCTTTTTTCCATCCTTGAGCCGTAAATTTTAATACTTCACAATTTATACCTAAAGTATATAAATTTGCTTCAGGTGTGCCGTCTGCTCCAATATATTCTTTAATCGCTGTAATTAAATCACGAACTTTAAAAGTTTTAGCAATATCTAACTTATTAAATGTATCTGGTTCTATAGATACTACTTCATCATGGTTTAGTCTTTCAAATCCATCTCCCATAAGAAACTCCTGTGGCTAAATCTATAGTTTCTTTCCACAGATATAATGCTTTATCCGCAATAAATCATGATTTTGTAGATTTAGTGACAACTAATATAAATATTTATACTCAGTTATTTAATGAGATAGATTCTCCTCTCCAAGAACGAAGAGGAGAACGACGGATAAGTTGTTTAAAAAAACCACCCGTAGGAATGTAAACCTTTGCCCAAAAGATTGACACCAAGGTAACAAATCCAGACAACAACAAAGCCACTAGCAGCTAAAATTGCTGGGCGACGACCTTGCCAACCACGGGTAATTCTGGCGTGGAGGTAGGCGGCGAATACTAACCAAGTAATCAGCGCCCAAGTTTCTTTAGGGTCCCAACTCCAATAGGAACCCCATGCTTCGTTTGCCCAAACTGCACCGGCAATAATCCCAATTGTCAATAGAGGAAATCCTAAACCGATGATACGATAGCTGATGTTATCCAGGGTTTCGGCTAGGCTGAGGCGTTGGGGTGAGAGGGTTTCTGTTGATGTTAAGGTTGGGGTTTGAGGGGTGGTAGCTAAGTTTAATACGGCTGTGTTACTGTTGCCATTATTTTGGCTTTCCAAACGAGTAAAACCATTATTTTCTACTGGTGGTGTTGCTGGTTGAGAAACTAGTTCACCAGCTTTCATCAAGCGATAGCCGTTGGTACGATAGCCACCATTACCTACAGAACTGCCTTGTAACTGTATATTGTTACCACGAGTGATCACCAAGAAAGCGATCGCCAATAATGAACCTACCATCAAGGCCGAATAACTCAACATCATGACGCTGACGTGCATCATCAGCCAGTTTGACTTTAATGCTGGTACTAAGGGTTCTGATACCTGCATATCTGATGGCAATGTTAAGGTAGCAAAAGCCACAATTCCCATAGCCACAGGGGTAGTAAACACACCGACTAAACGACTGCGGCTAGAATTTTCAGCAATCAGATGAACGGTTGTAATTCCCCAAGACAGGAAGAACAGCGACTCATACAAATTACTTAAAGGGAAATAACCAGCTTCGATCCAGCGTGCGCCCAGCAGGGTTGCTATGGACAAATTAGCGATCGCCATCCCAGCTGTTCCTAAAGCATTAATCGCTGGTAAACCGGGAAACGCTGCACCTATCCAATAAAGCAGCATTGTAAGGAATAAGACGGCAAAGGACGCGTTATCTAACCAGTTCTGGAGTGAAACCAGATTCATAAAATGTTCTCCGCAGTGGATTTTTGAAAATCATTTATCCTGACTTTTCTGATCCTATCTGCTCTAGGGAGTTCAAAATTTAAAATTCAACATTCAAAATTAGAAATTTTCACCAAACCTACTTGAGTGGTCAGATACCAGACTTCTTTAAGAAGTCTGGTATCTAGTAACCCCGCAAAGGTATAGCAGTAGAGTTATCAGTTTTTTTGAGTGTGAGAAAAATGTCGTAGCGGGTGCTGCGATTATCACTAACAGCAGTTGTCACACCGATGGAACGGGTTGCAGCTAACAATGTTTGTTGCTTAGGTATCAGTCTTGGCAGGGGAAAGTTTTTTGCTGTCTGTTCCACATCCAAGTAAAACTGACCGTTTGTAGGATTAGGTTCTACTGGTACTGTTTGTTGAAATGCCAAACTGTTGGCAAGGGTGTTATTGGGTTTGGGAACAATTTTATCGGTAATGGGAGCGCCTATTGATAGAAAGAAAACGTCTCCATCCAACCAACCGTGGGTAGCCGTGAGAGTTCCATAGGGGCTAATCCAATTAATAACGGGTTTACCTGCTACGGTTGCGGGTTGAATTTGGAATTGGTATTGATTTTTCATCACCTCGTCTAGCTGTTTAATGGATTTTTCAGCTAGTTTGCGTCGGCTTTGACCATCGGAGGTATCATTTGCTTGGATCATTAACACCAAAGCCGCTCGAAAATCTTCCTGCGAACCCGGCTTGGAAGTACCTTGAATTAAAGATACAGCAAACTCTCCTCTCATCCACTTGAGTAAATCTCTTTCTAAGTCAAGATTTGTGAGTGATTTAACTCCACTCCGCAGTTGTTCTGGTGTCACTGGCGCTAGAGGATTACCTTGAGATGTTAAAACGTAGTCACTCCATAGGCGTTGTAAATCTCCTCCAGACAGCATCATAATAGTTTCTGCTGGTACACGATTTTGCATATTGCCAGCTTTGTTTGTTACTGCCAATACACGCTGACTACGAGGATTGAGCCATGAAACTCCTTTGATGCGTATCCCTTCTGGCTCTAGAGTTACAGTCCCGGCTAAACCTTGGTTGTTTTGCAGTTGCGCTAAAACTTGTGCTGGTAAGCGACGATTGGGAGCAATAGCGGCTATTCTTGCAACGTTGGGGACATTCACATAAAACTGAGCCAAAGGCTGATAACTAGCTACCTTCGGGAAGTTTTCTGCAAAACCGCCTGTTGTTGCTAAGGTTGTCTTATTTCTATAAGCGTCAATTGCTTTTTCTGTGACTTTAATATTGTCGGTAATGACAAGAAAACGCTCATCTATTAAAGCTGCGGAGAAGTTTTCCCCCGTTTTTCCCTCACTTTGTTTGATAGTAATCCCCTGATAGGTGCTATCTTTCCACTTGGCTTGATTTGGGTTTTTTGGTTGAGCGAAAATACTTTTGGCTTTTTGTGGGTTTCTTACTGGTAAAACCATAACCATCGACTGTTGGCTACTTGTTACATCTGTATTGGTCGATACTGGTTTAATTGCTGATTTATTTACCTCAGGAGCTAAAATTGCTAAGGTCACTTCATCCCCTACCCAAGGTTGAATATCTTGCTCGAAGTTGTAACCTTGATTCGTCAGAAAGCGATCGCGTAATTGTAATAAATTTTGATTGACTATTGCTTGACTTTCCTTCGTGCCAAATTTCTGCAATTTCTGCCATTGTTTAGGATCTGTACTCAGAGAAACCGCAAATAAGGCATCTTGCGGGATAATATTTGCCCCTACTAACAAATTTCTCGAAAATGATTCTCTCTGGCTAAATAACCAGTATCCTGCTGCACCACCACCAACTAATAACCCGGCTGCGGAAAGTGTCAGCACTAAAGATGGTTTCTTTGTTTTCTTCATGGGAACAGACAAAATAGGCGGTGTCACGTCGCTTGTAACATCTTTGTATAGAATTTTTCAAAAATTATTCTCAAATGTTCTTTTATGTTAGTAAAGCTCTTAGTGAGAAATTAGTCTTTTTAGGCACTCTTAGAATATAACTAACAACCAAAAGCCACAAGCTACCAGTATCTTGTTTGACATCTAATGTCTATAACCAGATACAAATCATATATTGTATTGAATTTTAATTAATTTTAAATTTAATAACTACAAATTCCCAAGTAATGTCAAAGCTTTTATATTTTGCCATTTCTAGAACTTAGCTGCATCGGCCCCAAGTATTTTGTCAAATATGGCGAAAAGACTTCATAAATCAAGGTTAAAGGTTGACCGTGATGCCAAAACAGGTAATGGCGACCCCAGAAAGGCCCATCCACGCCAAAACCTAATTGCAAGGCCTCTGAATTTCCGTAATAAATACCCCGCACATCCCGATACAACTCCGTGCGAAGACGAGCTAGACTTGCCCAAATTGGTAATGAACGGTTTTGCAAATACTCGTCTACATGGCTGGCTTCCCACCATGAGGTTGCATAGGCGAGTCGTTGGCCAGAGGCTGTACGTAGCCATACCTGTCGCCGCAGTCTTGGCGCTGGAACAGATTGGATTAAATCCGGCGCACTATCTAAATCCAAACCAATCAATGACATATCAATGACATCGACTTCTGTTGGCTCACCAGTAAGTAATTCTAAATGCCTTGTGGGTGAGCCATCACCTAAGAGTAGTAGTTGCCACGCTGGAGCCAGCTGAGTGTGAGGCAAACTATGTTTAATTACTTCTTCCCCACCTTGCCAAATAGGAGTGAGGCGATGCCATCCGGCTGGCAGTGTTGAGTTGTTGCTTGGAGTAAAAGTGGCAGTCAATGTTCTTTACAAAAGTTCACCTATTTATATCAAAGCATAAAAAATTAATTAGTTGTCAGTTGTCATTGGTTATTCTTCTTTGCTCCCCCTGCCCCCTACTTCCCTCCTCTGCCCAATAATTAGAAAGGTCAGGAGTCAAAAACTTATCACTTTTGACCACTGACCTTTCACAATTGACTATAGTCACTAAAAAATGCGGATGGCGAGACTCGAACTCGCAAGGCAAAGCCACACGCACCTCAAGCGTGCGCGTATACCAATTCCGCCACATCCGCACGGGTTGTACAAGAAGATATACTAGCACAAAAAAATTGCATAAAACAAGGTAAAACTATATTTGCCAAACTTTATGGAAAATTTATCTTGCTAAATATACAAATTTCCCGAAGGAGGATACGAGACTAACAGAAATGTAGTATCGCCACAAGTGATATTAAAGGGGGTATGGGGGTTTTCTTCCCTTACACCCTTAAACCCTCACACCCCACCTCCATGAAAAATCTTGTTGGTAAGTCCGTTTCCTGCAATTTATTTAAAGATGAGCCTGGGGTATCTCCTGTCATAATTTGAGATGAAGCGATGCCTAAGGCGGGCTACGCCTACGCGCTAAAAGCAACTTGGATGGGAGACAATTTCTATCTGCTGGTACTGATACTGATATCGAAAACTAGAAAATGAAGTTTGACAAAATATTAATTGCCAATCGGGGAGAAATAGCGCTGCGCATTCTCCGCGCCTGTGAGGAAATGGGGATTGCGACGATCGCAGTTCATTCGACTGTTGACCGGAATGCTCTTCATGTCCAACTTGCTGACGAAGCGGTTTGTATTGGCGAACCTGCTAGCGCTAAAAGTTATTTGAATATTCCCAATATTATTGCTGCGGCTTTAACGCGCAATGCCAGTGCTATTCATCCTGGGTATGGCTTTTTATCTGAAAATGCCAAATTTGCGGAAATCTGTGCTGACCATCACATTGCATTCATTGGCCCCACCCCAGAAGCTATCCGCCTCATGGGGGACAAATCCACTGCCAAGGAAACCATGCAAAAAGCTGGTGTACCGACAGTACCGGGTAGTGAAGGTTTGGTAGAGACAGAGCAAGAAGGATTAGAACTGGCGAAAGATATTGGCTACCCAGTGATGATCAAAGCCACGGCTGGTGGTGGCGGCCGGGGTATGCGACTGGTGCGATCGCCAGATGAATTTGTCAAACTGTTCTTAGCCGCCCAAGGTGAAGCTGGTGCAGCCTTTGGTAATGCTGGCGTTTATATAGAAAAATTTATTGAACGTCCGCGCCACATTGAATTTCAAATTTTGGCTGATAATTACGGCAATGTGATTCACTTGGGTGAGAGGGATTGCTCAATTCAGCGTCGTAACCAAAAGTTACTAGAAGAAGCCCCCAGCCCAGCCTTGGACTCAGACCTAAGGGAAAAAATGGGACAAGCGGCGGTGAAAGCGGCTCAGTTTATCAATTACACCGGGGCAGGTACTATCGAGTTTTTGCTAGATAGATCCGGTCAGTTTTACTTTATGGAGATGAACACCCGGATTCAAGTAGAACATCCCGTAACTGAGATGGTTACTGGAGTGGATTTATTGGTTGAGCAAATCAGAATTGCCCAAGGGGAAAGACTTAGACTAACTCAAGACCAAGTAGTTTTACGCGGTCATGCGATCGAATGTCGCATCAATGCCGAAGACCCAGACCACGATTTCCGCCCAGCACCCGGACGCATTAGCGGTTATCTTCCCCCTGGCGGCCCTG comes from the Nostoc sp. PCC 7120 = FACHB-418 genome and includes:
- the accC gene encoding acetyl-CoA carboxylase biotin carboxylase subunit, with product MKFDKILIANRGEIALRILRACEEMGIATIAVHSTVDRNALHVQLADEAVCIGEPASAKSYLNIPNIIAAALTRNASAIHPGYGFLSENAKFAEICADHHIAFIGPTPEAIRLMGDKSTAKETMQKAGVPTVPGSEGLVETEQEGLELAKDIGYPVMIKATAGGGGRGMRLVRSPDEFVKLFLAAQGEAGAAFGNAGVYIEKFIERPRHIEFQILADNYGNVIHLGERDCSIQRRNQKLLEEAPSPALDSDLREKMGQAAVKAAQFINYTGAGTIEFLLDRSGQFYFMEMNTRIQVEHPVTEMVTGVDLLVEQIRIAQGERLRLTQDQVVLRGHAIECRINAEDPDHDFRPAPGRISGYLPPGGPGVRIDSHVYTDYQIPPYYDSLIGKLIVWGPDRATAINRMKRALRECAITGLPTTIGFHQRIMENPQFLQGNVSTSFVQEMNK